Proteins encoded by one window of Bacteroidota bacterium:
- a CDS encoding peptide chain release factor 1, with protein sequence GDRSAKIRTYNYPQGRVTDHRITLTLYNLAAIMDGDIQEIIDKLQMAENAERLKEMVEE encoded by the coding sequence GGAGACCGTTCGGCAAAAATCAGGACATACAATTATCCCCAGGGCAGGGTTACAGACCACAGGATTACACTCACGCTGTACAATCTTGCAGCAATCATGGATGGAGACATCCAGGAAATTATCGACAAGCTGCAAATGGCCGAAAATGCTGAACGTTTGAAAGAAATGGTTGAAGAATAA